One window from the genome of Mauremys mutica isolate MM-2020 ecotype Southern chromosome 4, ASM2049712v1, whole genome shotgun sequence encodes:
- the LOC123368200 gene encoding uncharacterized protein LOC123368200 has translation MAPKGKIKKKKYKCCPCLSSPSLQEDATGEQLTQFEPDEEIKLLYQFGSYLDYIETPRKDHGKVKGKSKKHGREWKTQETERKNKPDLCNGKENVGLCEENTANDTDLKKNKILKKNKHDTKAKSHLDSTKKTFCNKQNSFVPWPFVEKKAKKIKLLQDNKVIDGNEESSKEVNHKKYYKNSRIVQKSNTQGKQKHLCLPSSHNSFVTENGKHNELSCRNSSWSQTTCKREGLDSTVHYFSGGIIAGFKKRRKLDKEVPVGCLLGSNTTEINSCTSSTEPLLSSSPAALEIKTYDSEDEFNVETLRDKAASHMNSKTEAICSSADLSQELFITQKSFLPVQIPNNSSTCLSLYSQNHAKDASVERRFKQKISADTLEFSQMSSNRETCDEHSQFSQNGLTPSRGRKSATRECAIQTEDFFSSPALASSLRMRERFPDCHEQPLDLSLPYRIRSSAENTARLSLGGAGDGVHVSSKHTLEPVCHIENHPASPVFEEERENHVFTQSQKSDEVKYIQMLLNSSYFFKVKGDSDNIVSRTQLVKPKLGNKKKNSCRQ, from the exons ATGGCTCCaaaaggcaaaataaaaaaaaagaaatacaagTGCTGCCCTTGTTTGTCATCACCATCTTTGCAGGAAGATGCCACTGGAGAGCAG cttACACAGTTTGAACCAGATGAAGAAATTAAACTTTTATATCAGTTTGGAAGCTATCTTGATTACATAGAAACTCCCCGAAAAGATCATGGCAAAGTGAAAGGCAAATCCAAAAAGCATGGAAGAGAATGGAAGACACAGGAAACCGAAAGGAAAAATAAGCCTGATCTTTGCAACGGAAAGGAAAATGTGGGTTTGTGTGAAGAAAACACTGCCAATGACACTGAtcttaaaaagaataaaattctTAAAAAGAACAAACATGATACTAAAGCAAAAAGTCATTTGgattcaacaaaaaaaaccttttgcaATAAGCAAAACTCCTTTGTCCCCTGGCCTTTTGTtgaaaagaaagcaaagaaaataaagctacttCAAGATAACAAAGTAATTGATGGCAATGAAGAGAGCTCTAAAGAGGTAAATCacaaaaaatattataaaaattcTAGAATCGTACAGAAGAGTAATACTCAAGGCAAACAAAAACATCTCTGCCTTCCCTCATCACATAATTCTTTTGTAACTGAGAATGGTAAACATAATGAATTAAGTTGTAGAAATAGTTCTTGGTCTCAGACAACTTGCAAACGTGAAGGTCTTGATTCTACTGTGCATTATTTTAGTGGTGGAATCATAGCAGGTTTTAAAAAGCGCAGGAAATTGGATAAGGAAGTCCCTGTTGGCTGTTTACTAGGCTCCAACACTACTGAAATAAACAGCTGCACTAGTAGTACAGAGCCTCTTttgtcatctagtccagcagCTCTGGAAATTAAAACTTATGACTCAGAAGATGAATTCAATGTGGAAACCCTGAGGGATAAGGCAGCTTCTCACATGAACTCAAAAACTGAAGCAATATGCAGTAGCGCTGATCTTAGTCAAGAGCTTTTTATAACCCAGAAGTCTTTTTTACCAGTGCAGATTCCCAATAATAGCAGTACTTGCTTATCCCTCTACAGTCAAAACCATGCTAAAGATGCAAGTGTAGAAAGAAGGTTTAAACAAAAAATCTCCGCAGATACTTTGGAGTTTTCTCAGATGTCTTCAAATAGAGAAACATGTGATGAACACAGTCAGTTTTCTCAGAACGGTTTGACACCAAGTAGGGGTAGAAAGTCAGCTACAAGAGAGTGTGCAATTCAAACAGAAGACTTTTTCAGTTCTCCAGCACTTGCTTCCTCCTTaagaatgagagagagatttccagattgCCATGAACAACCACTGGACCTCAGTTTGCCTTACAGAATAAGGTCAAGTGCTGAGAATACAGCAAGACTGTCCTTGGGGGGTGCAGGTGATGGTGTTCATGTATCTTCCAAACACACATTAGAGCCTGTGTGTCATATAGAAAATCATCCTGCCAGTCCAGTGTTtgaggaggaaagagaaaatcaTGTGTTCACTCAATCTCAAAAATCAGATGAGGTGAAATACATTCAGATGCTGCTTAATTCATCCTATTTCTTTAAAGTGAAAGGTGATTCAGATAATATAGTTTCTAGAACACAGTTAGTGAAGCCAAAGTtaggaaacaaaaaaaagaacAGTTGTAGACAGTAG